One Mugil cephalus isolate CIBA_MC_2020 chromosome 10, CIBA_Mcephalus_1.1, whole genome shotgun sequence genomic window carries:
- the fibina gene encoding fin bud initiation factor gives MDPVPLLLILVTSWPLCSGAYTGPLQAEISNGTFHHFFVPDGDYDETEDPEKCQMLFKFSDVYPCVASEESDTVVREDFVITKLQAEDSARLLESIGRTVAHDLDGEDSYGKFLQREISQIGEAFSSVDKSLLELEVKFKQSQETELREEQQLNGHVVKQVSDIRGALRETTDISLGLRDKHELLSLIIRSHGTRLSRLKIEYLNVGS, from the coding sequence ATGGATCCCGTCCCACTGCTGCTCATCTTAGTCACATCTTGGCCACTTTGCTCGGGAGCCTATACCGGGCCCCTGCAGGCGGAGATCTCCAACGGGACTTTCCATCACTTCTTTGTCCCGGATGGAGATTACGATGAGACGGAGGACCCCGAGAAGTGCCAAATGCTGTTTAAGTTCTCGGACGTGTACCCGTGTGTGGCCTCGGAGGAGAGCGACACCGTGGTGCGGGAGGACTTTGTCATCACCAAGCTGCAGGCGGAGGACTCGGCGCGGCTCCTGGAGAGCATCGGCCGGACCGTGGCGCACGACCTGGACGGAGAGGACAGCTACGGCAAGTTCCTCCAGCGAGAGATCTCCCAGATCGGCGAGGCCTTTTCGAGCGTGGACAAGTCTctcctggagctggaggtgaagTTTAAACAAAGCCAAGAAactgagctgagagaggagcagcagctgaacGGCCATGTGGTGAAACAAGTGAGTGACATCAGGGGCGCTCTGAGGGAGACCACCGACATCTCCCTGGGACTCAGAGATAAACACGAGCTGCTGTCTCTCATCATTCGTAGTCATGGCACCAGGCTGAGCCGCCTGAAGATCGAGTATCTTAATGTTGGCTCTTAG
- the tmem276a gene encoding transmembrane protein 178B, with protein MAAMRTLTVAGLFLAFCALGLIAVAISTDNWYETDARRHRERCKNYSNKRNDPGYIYISNNNLPLRMLPKEKNVERKGSSVSGEMLLRAKRHFLPPAPAMESLCSRHYNSTITGLWRKCHREGFDLETEDLIFKGLVPRCTPIKYYYSSSALPRNLPINLTKTIRQDEWHALHLQRMTASFIGMAISIILFGWVIGALGCCQEHDLMQYVAGLLFLMGGTCCIISLCTCVAGINFQLSRYPRYMFGIPEDISHGYGWSMFCAWGGLGLTLLAGFLCTLAPSLYPPQTPVVHKPRQENGCV; from the exons ATGGCTGCTATGAGGACTTTAACCGTGGCGGGTCTGTTTTTGGCGTTTTGCGCGTTGGGGCTGATAGCGGTGGCGATCAGCACCGACAACTGGTACGAGACCGACGCCAGGAGGCACCGGGAGCGCTGCAAGAATTActcaaacaaaagaaacgaCCCCGGCTACATTTacatctccaacaacaacctTCCGCTTCGCATGTTGCCGAAGGAGAAAAATGTGGAGAGGAAGGGCTCCAGTGTCAGCGGCGAAATGCTGCTGCGCGCTAAGCGGCACTTCTTGCCTCCTGCTCCGGCCATGGAGTCCCTCTGCAGTCGGCATTACAACTCCACCATCACCGGACTGTGGAGAAAGTGCCATCGAGAGGGATTTGACTTGGAGACAGAAGATTTGATCTTTAAAG GATTGGTTCCGCGCTGCACACCAATAAAATACTACTACTCATCGTCTGCGCTCCCGAGAAATCTGCCAATCAACCTGACGAAGACAATACGGCAGGATGAGTGGCACGCGCTCC ACCTGCAGAGGATGACTGCCAGCTTCATAGGCATGGCCATATCCATCATCCTGTTCGGCTGGGTCATAGGCGCGCTGGGCTGCTGTCAGGAGCATGATCTGATGCAGTATGTCGCTGGACTTCTCTTCCTCATGGGAG GGACGTGCTGTATAATCTCCCTTTGCACATGTGTCGCGGGGATCAACTTTCAACTGTCCCGCTATCCTCGCTACATGTTCGGGATACCGGAGGACATCAGCCACGGTTATGGCTGGTCCATGTTTTGCGCTTGGGGAGGACTGGGCCTTACATTGCTGGCTGGTTTCCTGTGCACACTGGCTCCTTCCCTGTACCCTCCACAAACCCCAGTGGTGCACAAGCCCAGACAGGAGAACGGCTGCGTGTGA
- the spi1a gene encoding transcription factor PU.1a isoform X2, with protein MLPYLHDGRLCHIFYPRWAFHTERVQPPDFENSSVNQLTELQAVSPQQLIPPYRYSSESLPLQLDPSLAPLSVSPQIPYYTQSVCYQYQPSASPGNCNSEEDQRGISPPLEVSEGEDEYDDHRHSSFRKDTNNKKKIRLFQFLLDLLRNGDMSESIWWVDQDKGIFQFSTKHKEALARHWGIQKGNRKSMTYQKMARALRNYGKTGEIKKVKKKLTYQFSEQVLRTLCLRQFH; from the exons ATGCTGCCTTATTTACACGATGGACGGCTATGTCATATCTTCT ACCCTAGATGGGCCTTCCACACGGAGAGGGTCCAGCCACCTGACTTTGAAAATTCCTCCGTGAATCAACTCACAGAGCTCCAGGCTGTGTCTCCACAACAGCTGATACCGCCGTACCGCTACAGCAGTGAGTCTCTGCCCCTTCAACTGGACCCTTCACTGGCTCCCCTCTCTGTGTCACCACAA atCCCATATTACACCCAATCCGTGTGCTACCAGTACCAGCCCTCGGCCTCTCCGGGAAATTGCAACTCGGAGGAGGATCAAAGAGGAATCAGTCCCCCACTGGAGGTATCAGAGGGGGAGGACGAATATGACGACCATAGACACTCTTCTTTCAGGAAAGACACTA acaacaagaagaaaataCGCCTTTTCCAGTTCCTCCTGGACTTGCTAAGAAATGGTGACATGAGTGAGAGCATCTGGTGGGTGGACCAGGACAAGGGCATCTTCCAGttctccacaaaacacaaagaagctCTGGCGAGGCACTGGGGTATTCAGAAAGGAAATCGTAAAAGCATGACCTACCAGAAAATGGCTAGAGCTCTGAGGAACTATGGTAAAACTGGAGAGAtcaaaaaagtgaagaagaagctgaCCTACCAGTTCAGTGAGCAAGTGCTCCGGACCCTCTGTTTACGTCAGTTTCACTGA
- the spi1a gene encoding transcription factor PU.1a isoform X1 — translation MDGYVISSASEEIIPNQPENYRPHVELYPYLSSVEEIYDDPRWAFHTERVQPPDFENSSVNQLTELQAVSPQQLIPPYRYSSESLPLQLDPSLAPLSVSPQIPYYTQSVCYQYQPSASPGNCNSEEDQRGISPPLEVSEGEDEYDDHRHSSFRKDTNNKKKIRLFQFLLDLLRNGDMSESIWWVDQDKGIFQFSTKHKEALARHWGIQKGNRKSMTYQKMARALRNYGKTGEIKKVKKKLTYQFSEQVLRTLCLRQFH, via the exons ATGGACGGCTATGTCATATCTTCT GCCTCAGAGGAAATTATTCCAAACCAGCCAGAAAATTATCGACCACACGTAGAGCTGTACCCGTACCTCAGTAGTGTGGAGGAGATTTATGACG ACCCTAGATGGGCCTTCCACACGGAGAGGGTCCAGCCACCTGACTTTGAAAATTCCTCCGTGAATCAACTCACAGAGCTCCAGGCTGTGTCTCCACAACAGCTGATACCGCCGTACCGCTACAGCAGTGAGTCTCTGCCCCTTCAACTGGACCCTTCACTGGCTCCCCTCTCTGTGTCACCACAA atCCCATATTACACCCAATCCGTGTGCTACCAGTACCAGCCCTCGGCCTCTCCGGGAAATTGCAACTCGGAGGAGGATCAAAGAGGAATCAGTCCCCCACTGGAGGTATCAGAGGGGGAGGACGAATATGACGACCATAGACACTCTTCTTTCAGGAAAGACACTA acaacaagaagaaaataCGCCTTTTCCAGTTCCTCCTGGACTTGCTAAGAAATGGTGACATGAGTGAGAGCATCTGGTGGGTGGACCAGGACAAGGGCATCTTCCAGttctccacaaaacacaaagaagctCTGGCGAGGCACTGGGGTATTCAGAAAGGAAATCGTAAAAGCATGACCTACCAGAAAATGGCTAGAGCTCTGAGGAACTATGGTAAAACTGGAGAGAtcaaaaaagtgaagaagaagctgaCCTACCAGTTCAGTGAGCAAGTGCTCCGGACCCTCTGTTTACGTCAGTTTCACTGA